From Marivirga harenae, one genomic window encodes:
- a CDS encoding DUF2179 domain-containing protein has protein sequence MQEFFLELGFSSNIFAFVILPLLIFMARVADVSIGTIRVILVMQGKKGLAPLLGFFESLIWLLAIGQIFQHIDNPVSYISYATGYAFGTYVGIILEEKMAIGRVVVRVITALPANELIEYLERKNHRYSNIDATGNDGKVNIIFTVVKRNTLKELIPKVKEYNPKAFFTIEGVKKVSDEEMSFKENKGILLGKMLDIRSK, from the coding sequence ATGCAAGAGTTTTTTCTAGAATTGGGCTTTTCCAGCAATATTTTTGCCTTTGTCATACTGCCATTATTGATTTTCATGGCACGGGTAGCAGATGTTTCCATCGGAACTATTAGAGTTATTTTGGTGATGCAAGGCAAAAAAGGACTTGCTCCGCTCCTCGGTTTTTTTGAATCCTTAATTTGGTTATTGGCAATCGGTCAAATCTTTCAGCACATAGATAATCCCGTTAGTTATATTTCATATGCAACCGGCTATGCATTTGGGACTTACGTTGGAATCATCTTAGAGGAAAAAATGGCTATTGGCAGAGTGGTTGTTAGGGTTATTACAGCATTACCGGCCAATGAATTAATTGAGTATTTGGAAAGAAAAAATCACAGATATTCTAATATTGATGCTACCGGTAATGACGGTAAGGTAAACATTATTTTTACAGTAGTAAAAAGGAATACACTGAAAGAATTAATCCCAAAAGTTAAAGAGTATAATCCAAAGGCGTTTTTCACAATTGAAGGAGTTAAGAAAGTAAGTGATGAGGAAATGTCATTCAAAGAAAACAAAGGAATTCTATTAGGTAAAATGTTGGATATTAGAAGTAAATAA
- a CDS encoding DUF4783 domain-containing protein encodes MKGIVVKIFFFLLLSSFSFSDAHAQNQSLFGDVRSALKAGSSKELSQHFHDNIQLNINGEEGNFSNVHAEIYLKEFFKKHEPISFEYAHQGSSNEGLKYAIGNYVHSEGTYLVLIRAKKFNGKEKIYIIDFSEE; translated from the coding sequence ATGAAGGGAATCGTAGTAAAAATATTCTTTTTCCTATTGCTGTCAAGTTTCAGTTTTAGTGACGCTCATGCACAAAATCAGTCTTTATTTGGGGATGTTCGCTCTGCACTCAAAGCTGGAAGTTCTAAAGAACTGTCCCAGCATTTCCATGATAATATTCAGCTAAATATTAATGGAGAGGAAGGAAACTTCAGTAATGTCCATGCAGAAATTTATTTAAAAGAGTTTTTCAAAAAGCACGAACCCATTAGTTTTGAATATGCCCATCAAGGTAGTTCTAATGAAGGTTTGAAATATGCCATCGGAAATTACGTACATTCCGAAGGCACTTATCTTGTTCTTATTAGAGCGAAAAAGTTTAATGGCAAGGAAAAAATTTATATAATTGATTTCTCTGAGGAGTAA
- a CDS encoding PspC domain-containing protein: MEKNLERTRERVFAGVCGGIAKYFGWDAGKVRLLYVLISILSAAFPGILVYVILWFVMPEEKLSWKR, from the coding sequence ATGGAAAAGAATTTAGAAAGAACGAGAGAAAGGGTATTCGCAGGAGTTTGCGGAGGAATTGCAAAATATTTCGGTTGGGATGCCGGTAAAGTGCGTTTGCTTTATGTATTAATATCAATACTAAGTGCTGCTTTCCCTGGGATATTGGTCTATGTAATTTTATGGTTCGTGATGCCAGAGGAAAAACTAAGCTGGAAACGATAA
- a CDS encoding 1-acyl-sn-glycerol-3-phosphate acyltransferase, which yields MSFSYRNIIVTGYDRIKNCKPTLFVSNHQNTFMDGLVLVKIAKNISPNILVRADIFKSKWAAIALDIIHLIPIYRKKDNMGSVAQNNEIFKKCFDLFKRGKTLLIFPEGNHAIKRFLRPMQKGLPELHLRLRMKTILNLD from the coding sequence ATGTCTTTTAGTTATCGTAATATCATAGTGACAGGTTATGACCGAATTAAAAATTGCAAACCAACTTTATTTGTAAGTAATCATCAAAATACTTTCATGGATGGTTTGGTTTTGGTAAAAATAGCAAAAAATATAAGCCCCAACATCCTTGTCCGTGCAGATATATTCAAATCTAAATGGGCAGCAATTGCGCTTGACATCATACATTTGATCCCAATCTACAGAAAAAAGGACAATATGGGCAGTGTGGCCCAAAACAATGAAATATTTAAAAAGTGCTTTGACTTATTTAAGAGGGGCAAAACTTTATTGATTTTCCCGGAAGGAAACCATGCTATAAAAAGGTTTTTGAGGCCAATGCAGAAGGGCCTGCCAGAATTGCATTTGAGGCTGAGGATGAAAACAATTTTGAACTTGGATTGA
- a CDS encoding SLC13 family permease, whose product MKVKFQYIALALGPIFFLIIQWANPQFWFPEIGWDVFSIALWMIIWWVFEAIPIFATALLPMILFPTTGVFNLIEATSPYASPIIFLFMGGFMLALAMEKHQLHRRIALNLIRLTGTNANGIILGFMLATAVLSMWISNTATAVMMLPIALSVVKLLEFTENQFSGFNRFKTALFLSIAYAANVGGMATIIGTPPNVVLVGLVKSILNKEIGFASWLIIGIPSVAVMLFLIYQMLTKVLFRHGITKIEKAELFIEKELKKLGHWSTEEKWVAVIFGITAFCWIFKSQINSLLGVDILNDTVTAMSGGMATFLVPLNKSGKMLMNWEDMKNLPWGILILFGGGMVLAKAMEEAGFVDMIGEAISQYQNIPLWILVLILTALALFLTEIMSNVALTTIAIPMVLSIATGLKVEPLLLAIPVAMATSCAFMMPISTPPNAIVFSSGYINIKQMVRAGILLNIIAVIVLTIAGYFLAPFVGN is encoded by the coding sequence TTGAAAGTTAAATTTCAATATATCGCATTGGCATTAGGCCCAATTTTTTTCCTTATTATTCAATGGGCCAACCCCCAATTCTGGTTTCCTGAAATTGGATGGGATGTATTTTCCATTGCCCTATGGATGATTATCTGGTGGGTATTTGAAGCAATACCTATTTTTGCCACTGCTTTACTGCCGATGATTTTATTTCCAACAACTGGTGTATTTAATCTGATAGAAGCTACATCTCCCTATGCAAGCCCCATTATTTTCCTTTTTATGGGCGGATTTATGTTAGCCTTGGCCATGGAAAAACATCAGCTTCACCGAAGGATTGCATTGAATCTAATCCGATTGACTGGTACAAATGCTAATGGCATTATTTTAGGTTTTATGTTGGCTACTGCGGTTTTAAGCATGTGGATCAGCAATACTGCCACTGCCGTTATGATGCTACCCATTGCTTTATCAGTGGTAAAATTATTGGAATTCACAGAAAATCAGTTTTCTGGTTTTAACAGATTTAAAACGGCCTTATTTTTAAGCATTGCCTATGCTGCTAATGTTGGGGGCATGGCTACTATCATTGGAACCCCTCCCAATGTTGTTTTAGTTGGCCTGGTCAAAAGCATATTGAACAAAGAAATTGGCTTTGCTAGCTGGCTTATTATCGGAATTCCATCTGTAGCGGTTATGCTTTTTCTAATTTACCAGATGCTGACCAAAGTGCTATTTCGACACGGCATCACGAAAATTGAAAAAGCAGAATTATTTATTGAAAAGGAATTAAAGAAATTGGGGCACTGGAGTACGGAAGAAAAATGGGTAGCTGTCATTTTTGGTATCACTGCTTTTTGTTGGATTTTTAAATCACAAATCAATTCATTATTAGGAGTTGATATATTAAACGACACAGTCACAGCGATGTCCGGTGGAATGGCCACTTTTTTAGTGCCACTTAATAAATCTGGCAAAATGCTAATGAATTGGGAAGACATGAAAAACCTTCCTTGGGGCATCTTAATCTTGTTTGGAGGTGGAATGGTATTGGCAAAAGCCATGGAAGAAGCTGGATTTGTGGATATGATAGGTGAAGCCATTAGCCAATATCAAAATATACCGCTTTGGATATTGGTGTTGATATTGACTGCATTGGCTCTATTCTTAACTGAAATCATGAGTAATGTGGCTTTAACAACTATCGCAATTCCAATGGTATTAAGTATTGCTACAGGATTGAAGGTGGAACCACTTTTATTGGCAATACCGGTAGCGATGGCTACAAGTTGTGCTTTTATGATGCCTATTAGCACTCCTCCTAATGCAATTGTATTTTCCAGTGGTTATATCAACATAAAGCAAATGGTTAGAGCAGGTATCCTATTGAATATTATAGCAGTAATTGTATTAACTATTGCTGGATACTTTCTGGCTCCCTTTGTTGGGAACTAA
- a CDS encoding Ig-like domain-containing protein: MRENHYIHQIFSTGHKFTVKNRLFITSILLLFLSLWTAESLVAQGAEKRPAEPIICPAKDQDMFTRINIPESSGEFQRIAQNNATAEFEITFGPGAQANPDAMAAFEYALDIWATQIVSSVPIKIYAEFANLGTGVLASAGPAYNVLNFPGAPEQNTLYPAALANALAGEVLFPDEDFDLIVNLGNGIPWYFGLDGNTPAGQYDFVTVALHEAGHGLGFTTVRSFSGGVGSLRSNGNPAVYGLFIEDGDGNLLLDFPDPSTEVGDAFTGGDIFMGGNFAVSALNGQRPELYAPANFQGGSSIAHWDEAAFPAGDLNSLMTPQVGSAESNFDIGDITRGLFKDMGWQINEAEASPVVSNINSITEELNVNDSLFATITLTNLADSALDISISSAQSIPLINSINPSSLSIQASGEESFEIKFNATNIQAGIYSDTILIDVINSSALISIPVEIRVLDGTESPIIELSPTAFTEVIEQFKVRSEELLITNTGNADLTFNISVDGDSLDQFTSNVKKTKNAIDKDGFISASYPYTEGSSKSALLKTESNQYTKIITSLYSTDFEDFTLGDVNGKNGWVSQFENNWVISESNPFEGNLHFRGISDGLGADRPGSVLAISPTVVPGDEAFMVYSSRVNIQGEGVTWEIIPQSPAAGSVVTRLRFNGDGTISALVNPDFVSVDAEIPEGYFDLRIVVDKEDFTFSVYFDDEIVFSGQGFAGEIEQVVVLSAMETTGSSIDIDNFEIIDGDANSPFITVTPLEGIVPFGSSLTAEVRFDARSLLPGDYTATITINSNDTENAVVEVPVSLSVVQPAVISVNPDQITAAIDVAVDDPATATEIFTISNSGESTLEFSTALSGTTFTPAANTSSIKIADLDMSLYGVGNTAGSEEKSAGIKAKVLSTISSGSSEINALNNNTFSDSIAYDSGINFPDDFAGIQQGAYTSAIKFDVESSFNLTAIRNAFRTEAVSDPVVILEVYLGGDTPNAGELLTSQTFDQSSEEGVFALEELNESLSFEAGESFWVVHKYPDGIAFPQGVDDNIAQRPDTYFFSGDGGATFNPSGFVFLVRALSGSGSDNYISLSPASGTIAPGESLGVSATFDATTLANGLHETDILISSNDPINPSVEVATSLQVSGQTAIIEVSDEYLLFNDVFIGQNRERTFSITNGGLAELNVSSISSDNADFSVSPASVNISPGGEQVVTVNFAPSQLGSINGIVSIETAGMQDPIEVVVNGIGAEPPFGQFDPEEVIESVDAGTIIEKTISLRNDGNAPLIYSFPDLALSSLLANPEVAFNNSELLTFDNAGLNEEKGIEDTRVGHEVLFNVGTDNDFGYSWIDSDEANGPVYNFTDITATGTEITTNVGGDGTAQVPLSFSFEFYGESYSSAFVNANGFIAFEAPAGFNTYTNSQIPTDDNVNNMIAGFWNDIEPQEFNGSVHYQDFGDKLIVQWTEATEYFGTANESVTFQIVLHEDGNIDIYYEDVESASFLNTTTVGIENADGSDGAQVAFNTSYIKDELAVRFIKPTMSLTPFITAVDDLSGVVPAGGSKDITVTLDATDLNDGRYFDQLIASTNAPSDSGTIALFDLTVVGFPEISFDSDSLNFEPIFVGLSSEASLLISNEGSKELLISSISNNNSDFQLDESGPISLQPNQSRIVNVTFAPSSVGSITDEIIVESNDVFGNESASIYLSGVGIDPPVINLSPDSLSVVVYEGDSATENVTIANAGAADLFYSLSVPFFGKAQAANSEVKQYEKLNFEKILSKETEDTRVGPEFLDASGGPGTFGYTWIDNNSGGPAYDYVDISESGQLASVGADGNTTIALPFEFNFFGSNENEVTIGANGFLTFDAVVGSNFVNAQIPDEANPNLFIAPMWSDLEPQNGGGVYYEATEDYFIVQYDSVPGFGFPPFLPIPDPVSFQVILYPNGQIKMQYENVASSLATSSTVGLEGPQGQSGLQVIFNNTYLTDNLAITFTPPIQGVLAAGESADIPITFFSEGLDAGETYLGDIIASSNDPISPELTVPVSLKVLTLPEISSFTLINAELSEEIGELFTGEIINLDNYANNEFSVLANPASMENVGSVVFDFNGEEGFQTENIAPYALGGDFNSGSSFYPVAFPMGINTITATPYTGNNGTGKVGTALTVEFEVIDNQPDFCYGESVTDFQPGNRKNGRTLPHSRSNPEKALGQPQENDNYNFVTLGFGGSITIELGCEVMDHEGNDLLIVETSFRDSDRSCGQYPEKAKVEASLDGENWVTIAEEICRDGEVDLANGGLTTAKYIRITDISNPDDFQGGNADGYDLDGIMIINNLGDQQDEELISEITKQENLIANEEDIEVRAFPNPVTDFINISLKGEGNEFHTRLYNIKGELMNHSTFSLRDGEEKGRLDLRKYPQGLYQLRVTNQTGGIVSQSRILKW; encoded by the coding sequence ATGAGAGAAAATCACTACATTCACCAAATCTTCAGCACCGGTCACAAATTTACCGTAAAAAATCGACTATTTATTACAAGCATTTTATTGCTTTTTCTGTCGCTTTGGACTGCCGAATCCTTAGTAGCACAAGGAGCTGAAAAGCGCCCTGCCGAACCCATTATATGTCCGGCAAAAGATCAGGATATGTTTACTAGAATCAACATACCGGAATCCAGTGGAGAATTTCAACGGATTGCACAGAATAATGCCACGGCTGAATTTGAAATTACCTTTGGACCAGGAGCACAAGCTAATCCTGATGCAATGGCAGCTTTCGAATATGCACTTGACATCTGGGCTACTCAAATTGTGTCGTCAGTGCCTATCAAAATATATGCAGAGTTTGCTAATTTAGGCACTGGTGTTTTAGCGTCAGCAGGACCTGCCTACAATGTTCTAAACTTCCCAGGTGCCCCCGAGCAAAACACACTATATCCGGCTGCATTGGCCAATGCTTTAGCAGGAGAAGTATTATTTCCAGATGAAGATTTCGATCTCATTGTAAATTTAGGAAACGGAATACCTTGGTATTTTGGATTAGATGGAAATACGCCCGCGGGTCAATATGATTTCGTTACTGTCGCTTTGCACGAAGCCGGACATGGTTTAGGATTCACAACGGTTCGTTCATTTAGTGGAGGCGTTGGGTCTTTACGGTCCAACGGAAACCCAGCGGTTTACGGACTATTCATCGAAGATGGAGATGGTAATCTACTGCTGGATTTTCCAGACCCTTCCACTGAAGTAGGAGATGCTTTTACAGGAGGAGATATTTTCATGGGTGGTAATTTTGCTGTGTCTGCTTTAAATGGACAGCGACCTGAACTTTACGCACCTGCTAATTTTCAAGGTGGTTCCAGTATTGCACATTGGGATGAGGCTGCATTCCCTGCAGGAGATCTGAATTCTTTAATGACACCTCAAGTAGGATCTGCTGAATCTAACTTTGACATAGGAGATATTACAAGAGGCCTATTTAAAGATATGGGATGGCAAATAAATGAGGCTGAGGCTTCTCCTGTTGTGTCTAATATTAATTCGATCACGGAAGAACTGAATGTCAATGATTCCCTTTTTGCTACCATCACTTTAACCAATCTGGCAGACTCTGCTTTAGATATTTCTATAAGTTCTGCTCAGTCCATTCCTTTAATTAATTCTATTAACCCTTCTTCTCTAAGTATCCAAGCATCGGGAGAAGAATCATTTGAAATTAAATTTAATGCTACCAATATACAGGCTGGTATTTATAGTGATACTATTCTTATTGATGTGATCAATTCTTCGGCATTGATCAGTATCCCTGTCGAAATAAGAGTTTTAGATGGGACAGAATCACCTATTATTGAGCTTTCCCCTACCGCTTTCACTGAAGTAATAGAACAGTTTAAAGTGAGATCTGAAGAGTTACTGATTACTAATACTGGAAATGCCGATTTAACATTTAATATTTCAGTTGATGGTGACTCTTTAGATCAATTCACATCTAATGTAAAGAAAACCAAAAATGCCATTGACAAAGATGGTTTTATTTCTGCTTCTTATCCTTATACAGAGGGGAGTAGTAAAAGTGCTCTTTTAAAAACTGAAAGCAATCAGTACACCAAAATCATCACAAGCTTGTACTCTACCGACTTTGAAGATTTCACTTTAGGGGATGTTAATGGAAAAAATGGATGGGTAAGTCAATTTGAAAATAATTGGGTAATATCTGAGAGCAATCCGTTTGAGGGAAATTTACATTTTAGAGGTATTTCTGATGGTCTTGGTGCTGACAGGCCAGGATCTGTATTGGCAATATCTCCTACTGTAGTTCCAGGAGACGAAGCGTTCATGGTGTATTCTTCAAGAGTAAATATTCAAGGAGAAGGTGTTACCTGGGAAATCATTCCTCAATCACCGGCCGCTGGATCTGTAGTTACCCGTCTTCGATTTAATGGGGACGGAACCATTAGTGCTTTAGTGAATCCAGATTTTGTATCTGTGGATGCAGAAATTCCGGAAGGATATTTTGATCTAAGAATTGTTGTAGACAAAGAGGATTTTACATTCTCTGTTTACTTCGATGATGAAATAGTATTTTCCGGTCAGGGATTTGCAGGAGAAATTGAGCAAGTCGTTGTTCTCAGTGCAATGGAAACAACAGGAAGTTCAATCGACATCGATAACTTTGAAATTATTGATGGTGATGCCAACAGTCCTTTTATTACGGTAACTCCTCTTGAAGGAATTGTACCATTTGGTTCTTCATTAACTGCTGAAGTAAGATTTGATGCCAGATCCTTATTACCGGGCGATTACACTGCAACAATCACAATCAACAGCAATGACACTGAAAATGCTGTTGTTGAAGTGCCAGTTAGTTTGTCCGTAGTACAGCCAGCAGTTATTTCTGTAAATCCTGATCAAATCACTGCTGCAATTGATGTTGCCGTTGATGATCCAGCAACAGCCACAGAAATCTTTACTATTTCAAACAGTGGAGAAAGCACTTTAGAGTTTAGTACTGCATTAAGTGGAACAACCTTCACTCCTGCTGCAAATACCAGCTCCATTAAGATAGCTGATTTGGATATGAGCCTCTATGGCGTAGGAAACACAGCCGGATCGGAGGAAAAATCAGCAGGTATCAAAGCTAAAGTTTTGAGTACAATTTCCTCTGGATCTAGTGAAATTAATGCACTTAACAATAATACATTTTCAGATTCTATAGCTTATGATTCAGGAATCAATTTCCCTGATGACTTTGCTGGGATTCAGCAGGGCGCTTACACTAGTGCTATTAAATTTGATGTTGAATCTTCATTCAATTTAACCGCGATTCGCAATGCCTTTAGGACTGAAGCTGTTAGTGATCCAGTCGTAATTCTAGAAGTCTATCTTGGCGGAGACACTCCTAACGCAGGTGAACTATTGACTAGCCAGACTTTTGATCAATCTAGTGAAGAAGGTGTTTTTGCACTTGAAGAACTAAATGAATCACTTTCTTTCGAAGCTGGTGAGTCTTTTTGGGTGGTTCATAAATACCCTGATGGAATCGCTTTCCCTCAGGGAGTAGACGATAATATTGCACAAAGACCAGATACCTACTTCTTTAGTGGTGATGGTGGGGCAACTTTCAACCCATCAGGATTTGTATTTTTGGTAAGAGCTTTAAGCGGATCTGGTTCTGATAATTACATCAGTTTATCTCCAGCGTCAGGCACAATAGCACCGGGAGAATCTCTGGGAGTATCAGCAACTTTTGATGCAACTACCTTGGCAAATGGCTTACACGAAACAGACATACTTATCTCGAGTAATGATCCGATAAATCCTTCTGTTGAAGTAGCAACTAGTTTACAGGTTTCTGGTCAAACTGCAATAATTGAGGTTTCGGACGAATACTTATTATTTAATGATGTCTTTATTGGTCAAAATAGAGAGAGGACTTTTTCCATTACAAATGGCGGATTGGCGGAGTTAAATGTGAGCTCTATCTCTTCCGATAATGCTGATTTCTCAGTTTCACCTGCAAGTGTAAATATTAGTCCAGGTGGAGAACAGGTTGTTACTGTAAATTTTGCACCTAGTCAACTTGGTAGTATCAATGGAATAGTTAGCATTGAAACTGCAGGAATGCAAGATCCGATTGAAGTCGTGGTGAATGGAATCGGAGCTGAGCCTCCATTCGGCCAATTCGATCCTGAAGAAGTTATTGAATCCGTGGATGCAGGTACTATCATCGAAAAAACCATTAGTCTTAGAAATGATGGTAATGCTCCACTGATATACTCTTTTCCTGATCTAGCTTTAAGTTCCCTTTTAGCAAACCCTGAAGTTGCTTTTAATAATTCAGAACTGCTAACTTTTGACAATGCAGGTCTCAATGAAGAAAAAGGAATAGAAGATACAAGGGTAGGTCATGAGGTGCTTTTCAATGTAGGTACAGACAATGATTTCGGATACAGTTGGATAGATTCAGATGAAGCAAACGGCCCTGTTTATAACTTCACTGATATTACGGCTACTGGTACTGAAATCACCACCAATGTTGGGGGAGATGGTACCGCCCAAGTCCCTTTATCTTTTTCTTTTGAATTTTATGGTGAAAGTTATTCTAGTGCTTTTGTTAATGCAAATGGTTTTATAGCATTTGAGGCACCGGCTGGCTTTAATACCTATACTAATTCACAAATACCAACCGATGACAATGTCAATAACATGATTGCCGGTTTCTGGAATGACATAGAGCCACAGGAATTCAATGGATCAGTGCATTATCAGGATTTTGGAGATAAGCTAATCGTTCAATGGACAGAAGCAACTGAATATTTTGGTACAGCTAATGAATCAGTCACTTTCCAAATAGTGCTCCATGAAGACGGGAATATAGATATATATTACGAAGATGTAGAAAGTGCTTCATTTCTAAATACAACCACTGTCGGAATTGAAAACGCAGATGGTTCAGATGGAGCTCAGGTTGCATTTAATACCTCTTATATAAAAGATGAATTAGCAGTCAGGTTTATAAAGCCTACGATGTCCCTCACTCCATTCATTACAGCTGTTGACGACTTAAGTGGGGTTGTACCAGCAGGTGGTTCTAAAGATATCACAGTCACTTTGGATGCCACTGATTTGAATGACGGACGATATTTCGATCAACTAATTGCATCAACCAATGCGCCTTCAGATTCGGGAACTATCGCTTTATTTGACTTGACAGTTGTAGGTTTCCCGGAAATCAGTTTTGATTCAGACTCTTTGAATTTTGAACCTATATTCGTTGGTTTAAGCTCAGAGGCATCACTTCTAATAAGTAATGAAGGTTCAAAAGAATTGCTAATATCATCCATTTCAAATAACAATAGTGATTTCCAACTGGATGAATCTGGACCAATTAGCTTGCAACCAAATCAGTCAAGAATTGTAAACGTTACTTTTGCTCCTTCAAGTGTTGGAAGTATTACTGATGAGATTATAGTGGAAAGTAATGATGTTTTTGGAAACGAATCAGCTAGCATTTACTTATCAGGAGTTGGGATAGATCCACCTGTCATAAATCTGTCACCAGATTCTCTTTCGGTAGTAGTTTATGAAGGAGATTCCGCTACAGAGAATGTAACTATTGCCAATGCAGGCGCTGCCGATCTTTTTTACTCTTTGTCCGTTCCTTTCTTTGGAAAAGCACAAGCTGCAAACAGTGAAGTAAAGCAATATGAAAAGCTAAACTTTGAAAAGATCCTAAGCAAAGAAACAGAGGATACGAGAGTAGGTCCTGAATTCTTAGATGCAAGTGGTGGACCAGGAACTTTTGGTTATACTTGGATAGATAATAACAGTGGCGGACCAGCTTATGATTATGTTGATATAAGTGAATCAGGTCAATTAGCAAGTGTTGGTGCTGACGGGAATACTACAATTGCCTTACCATTTGAATTCAATTTCTTCGGCAGCAATGAAAATGAAGTTACAATTGGAGCAAATGGATTCTTAACTTTCGATGCTGTAGTAGGAAGTAATTTTGTAAATGCACAAATTCCTGATGAAGCAAATCCAAATTTATTTATCGCTCCTATGTGGTCTGATTTGGAACCTCAAAATGGAGGTGGTGTATATTATGAGGCTACTGAAGATTACTTTATAGTTCAATATGATAGTGTACCTGGTTTTGGTTTTCCACCATTCTTGCCAATACCTGATCCTGTTAGTTTTCAAGTAATTCTATATCCAAATGGACAAATCAAAATGCAATATGAAAATGTCGCTTCTTCCTTGGCCACTTCTTCTACGGTAGGTTTGGAAGGACCACAAGGCCAGTCAGGTCTTCAGGTTATCTTTAACAACACATACCTTACAGATAATTTGGCCATTACATTTACTCCGCCAATACAAGGAGTACTTGCAGCCGGAGAGAGTGCGGATATTCCAATTACTTTCTTTTCAGAAGGGCTTGATGCTGGCGAGACATACCTTGGGGATATAATAGCTAGTAGTAATGATCCAATTTCGCCAGAATTAACTGTACCGGTTTCATTAAAAGTCTTAACGCTTCCTGAGATTAGCAGCTTCACCTTAATTAATGCTGAATTGAGTGAAGAAATTGGAGAACTATTCACCGGTGAAATCATCAATTTGGATAATTATGCAAACAATGAATTTAGCGTTTTAGCTAATCCAGCTAGCATGGAAAATGTGGGCAGCGTGGTCTTTGACTTCAATGGTGAGGAAGGTTTTCAAACTGAGAATATTGCCCCATATGCATTAGGCGGGGATTTTAATAGTGGAAGTTCTTTTTATCCTGTGGCATTTCCAATGGGAATTAATACAATAACTGCCACTCCTTATACGGGAAACAATGGTACTGGAAAAGTTGGAACAGCATTAACAGTTGAATTTGAAGTGATAGATAATCAACCAGATTTTTGCTACGGTGAATCCGTTACAGATTTTCAACCTGGCAACAGAAAAAATGGACGTACATTACCTCATAGTAGATCAAATCCTGAAAAAGCACTTGGTCAACCACAAGAAAATGACAATTATAACTTTGTGACTTTAGGATTTGGCGGATCTATAACGATCGAATTAGGTTGTGAAGTTATGGATCATGAAGGCAATGATTTGCTAATTGTGGAAACTTCATTCAGAGATTCAGATCGATCTTGTGGCCAGTATCCTGAAAAAGCTAAGGTAGAAGCATCACTGGACGGTGAAAATTGGGTAACAATTGCAGAAGAAATTTGCAGAGATGGAGAAGTAGATTTAGCGAATGGAGGTTTAACCACCGCTAAATACATCAGAATCACTGATATAAGTAATCCTGATGATTTCCAAGGTGGAAATGCTGATGGATATGACTTAGATGGTATTATGATAATTAATAATCTAGGTGATCAACAGGATGAGGAACTGATTAGTGAAATTACTAAGCAGGAGAACCTTATAGCTAATGAAGAAGATATTGAGGTTAGAGCATTCCCTAACCCAGTTACAGACTTCATCAATATCAGCTTAAAAGGTGAAGGAAATGAATTTCATACCAGACTCTATAATATAAAAGGCGAACTAATGAATCATTCTACTTTCTCGTTGCGAGATGGAGAAGAAAAAGGTAGATTAGATTTAAGAAAGTATCCTCAGGGTCTTTATCAATTGAGAGTAACTAATCAAACGGGAGGTATTGTATCACAATCCAGAATTCTAAAATGGTAA
- the nth gene encoding endonuclease III encodes MTRKERYEAFLDYFSKNQPQAETELHYENPYQLLVAVILSAQCTDKRVNIVTPALFEAFPTPEHLANSHFDEVLPYIKSISFMNNKTKHLLGMAKILVEDFDSVVPESIDDLQKMPGVGRKTANVIASVIYNQPAMAVDTHVFRVSKRLGLVNQNAKTPLEVEKTLIKHIPSEYVHVAHHWLILHGRYVCVARRPKCEECKITHICRYFEKNKPLEKQL; translated from the coding sequence ATGACAAGAAAAGAACGCTACGAAGCTTTTTTAGATTATTTTTCTAAAAATCAGCCACAAGCAGAGACGGAATTACATTATGAAAATCCGTACCAGCTGCTTGTGGCTGTTATTTTATCCGCCCAATGCACAGATAAAAGAGTGAATATTGTCACGCCAGCCCTTTTTGAAGCCTTTCCCACGCCAGAGCATTTAGCCAATTCTCATTTTGATGAGGTATTACCCTACATCAAAAGCATCTCCTTCATGAATAATAAAACCAAGCATTTACTGGGCATGGCTAAAATATTAGTAGAGGATTTTGATTCTGTAGTGCCGGAATCCATAGATGATTTGCAAAAAATGCCAGGCGTAGGCAGAAAAACAGCCAACGTGATTGCTTCCGTTATCTACAATCAGCCTGCCATGGCTGTGGACACCCATGTTTTTCGTGTTTCCAAAAGACTGGGCTTGGTCAATCAAAATGCGAAAACACCTCTGGAAGTTGAAAAAACTTTAATCAAACACATTCCCTCTGAATACGTGCATGTAGCCCATCATTGGTTGATTTTGCATGGTAGATATGTTTGTGTAGCGAGAAGGCCTAAATGTGAAGAATGCAAAATCACACATATTTGTAGGTATTTTGAGAAAAATAAGCCTTTGGAAAAACAACTCTAA